The following proteins are co-located in the Clavibacter capsici genome:
- a CDS encoding extracellular solute-binding protein, producing the protein MRSASLPQQKDTRTVIPRRHLLALAAAASAAVALAGCAPTTSTQAQAQNHAVTDASGSARVFISGDTNVKALWDDGIIPAFEKANPGASVTTTLDLHGEHDAQTMATLTSSVQGGSDPGYDLIDAGFTAAAGTGGLLAPVSADTIPNLATVPDATVQSGGGFGIPYRASSVLLAYDSTKVTDPPKTLSDLLSWIQANPGQFAYNSPSTGGSGAAFVTTVLDTHLDDATREKMTTGYDQSLEGAWDAGFDQLKGLNASMYQGGVYPNGNNQVLDLLGTGAIEMAPVWSDQVITAQKSGTLPVTVKYAQISDPAFTGHASFLGIPKTAEHADVAQKLADYVLSAEGQGIIASTIAGYPVISLDQVPADLKDQFASADPSTLRPGYYSQMASDMSNLWDQKVPGQ; encoded by the coding sequence ATGCGATCCGCATCGCTCCCCCAGCAGAAGGACACCCGAACAGTGATCCCCCGCCGTCACCTCCTCGCCCTCGCCGCCGCCGCGTCCGCCGCGGTCGCGCTCGCCGGCTGCGCTCCCACCACGAGCACGCAGGCCCAGGCCCAGAACCACGCCGTCACCGACGCCTCGGGCAGCGCCCGCGTCTTCATCTCCGGTGACACCAACGTCAAGGCCCTCTGGGACGACGGGATCATCCCCGCGTTCGAGAAGGCGAACCCCGGCGCGTCCGTCACCACGACGCTCGACCTCCACGGCGAGCACGACGCCCAGACCATGGCCACGCTCACGAGCTCGGTGCAGGGCGGATCCGACCCCGGCTACGACCTCATCGACGCGGGCTTCACCGCGGCGGCCGGCACCGGGGGGCTCCTCGCGCCCGTCTCGGCCGACACCATCCCGAACCTCGCGACCGTGCCCGACGCGACCGTGCAGTCCGGCGGCGGCTTCGGGATCCCCTACCGCGCCTCCTCCGTGCTCCTCGCCTACGACTCCACGAAGGTGACCGACCCGCCCAAGACGCTCTCCGACCTGCTCTCCTGGATCCAGGCCAACCCGGGCCAGTTCGCCTACAACTCCCCCTCCACCGGCGGATCCGGCGCGGCCTTCGTCACGACCGTCCTCGACACCCACCTCGACGACGCCACGCGCGAGAAGATGACGACCGGCTACGACCAGTCGCTCGAGGGCGCGTGGGACGCGGGCTTCGACCAGCTCAAGGGCCTGAACGCCTCCATGTACCAGGGCGGCGTCTACCCGAACGGCAACAACCAGGTGCTCGACCTCCTCGGCACGGGCGCCATCGAGATGGCCCCCGTCTGGAGCGACCAGGTCATCACGGCGCAGAAGTCGGGCACGCTGCCCGTGACCGTCAAGTACGCGCAGATCTCCGACCCGGCGTTCACGGGCCACGCGTCCTTCCTCGGGATCCCGAAGACGGCCGAGCACGCGGACGTCGCGCAGAAGCTCGCCGACTACGTGCTCTCCGCGGAGGGCCAGGGCATCATCGCCAGCACCATCGCGGGCTACCCCGTCATCTCGCTCGACCAGGTGCCCGCGGACCTGAAGGACCAGTTCGCCTCGGCCGACCCGTCCACGCTCCGCCCCGGCTACTACAGCCAGATGGCGTCGGACATGTCGAACCTCTGGGACCAGAAGGTCCCCGGCCAGTGA
- a CDS encoding inositol monophosphatase family protein: MTAATAHRGDSSRHRENTLAAIRSAAEAGARTVEVDVHVTRDGAVVLLHDDTLERLWGVDVRIADVDLADARALGGGDLRIPLLADALELLAGTDVELVIDMASGDPAAAAHAVVASAPRAPRVAWCGHLDGMRLIRELDPSAAIWLPWADVRPPTADDLAELRPAVVNMPHLLVGPALVDAVHALGAQVAAWTVDEPAQMEWLASIGVDAITTNQLPTLLDVLARRAADPAAADARATSPDAERARARSAARALAERAVHHVRSHAVGTVTTKANPADHVTEIDRAVERDVRAVVAAQFPHHVLVGEEYGGEAVPGRPCWYLDPVDGTANLANGVPWTSFSLALVVDGDPVVGVVADPWRGTVVEAAAGRGAWSAGARLDLAAAPGGVHAPDADPLRGRMVSTELAGHAPWPGMLPLLDALAARYCTLRIMGSGTLTVAGIALGHGAGAVIGSFGPVDHLAATLIVREAGGVVLDADGEDTLFPASGGVLAARDRPTALALHALWRAGIVEAASAVLPAGATAASVPAPAA; the protein is encoded by the coding sequence ATGACCGCCGCGACCGCCCACCGCGGCGACTCCTCCCGGCACCGCGAGAACACGCTCGCCGCCATCCGATCCGCGGCCGAGGCCGGCGCCCGGACGGTCGAGGTGGACGTGCACGTGACGCGCGACGGCGCCGTCGTCCTCCTCCACGACGACACGCTCGAGCGCCTCTGGGGCGTCGACGTGCGTATCGCCGACGTGGACCTCGCCGACGCGCGGGCGCTCGGCGGCGGCGACCTCCGGATCCCGCTCCTCGCCGACGCCCTCGAGCTGCTCGCCGGCACCGACGTGGAGCTCGTGATCGACATGGCGTCCGGGGATCCGGCCGCCGCGGCCCACGCGGTCGTCGCGTCCGCGCCGCGCGCGCCCCGGGTCGCCTGGTGCGGGCACCTCGACGGCATGCGCCTCATCCGCGAGCTCGACCCGTCCGCGGCGATCTGGCTGCCGTGGGCCGACGTCCGGCCGCCCACCGCGGACGACCTGGCCGAGCTCCGGCCGGCCGTCGTCAACATGCCGCACCTCCTCGTCGGGCCCGCGCTCGTGGACGCGGTGCACGCGCTGGGCGCGCAGGTGGCCGCCTGGACCGTGGACGAGCCCGCGCAGATGGAGTGGCTCGCGTCGATCGGCGTGGACGCGATCACCACGAACCAGCTGCCGACGCTCCTCGACGTGCTCGCGCGCCGCGCCGCGGATCCGGCCGCAGCCGACGCCCGCGCGACCTCCCCCGACGCCGAACGCGCCCGTGCCCGCTCGGCGGCGCGCGCGCTCGCCGAGCGCGCCGTGCACCACGTGCGCTCCCACGCGGTCGGCACCGTGACGACGAAGGCGAACCCCGCCGACCACGTCACGGAGATCGACCGGGCCGTCGAGCGCGACGTGCGCGCGGTCGTCGCGGCGCAGTTCCCGCACCACGTGCTCGTCGGGGAGGAGTACGGCGGCGAGGCCGTGCCCGGCCGGCCGTGCTGGTACCTCGACCCCGTCGACGGCACCGCGAACCTCGCGAACGGCGTGCCGTGGACGAGCTTCTCGCTCGCCCTCGTCGTGGACGGCGACCCCGTGGTGGGCGTCGTCGCGGATCCCTGGCGCGGCACGGTCGTCGAGGCCGCGGCGGGCCGCGGGGCCTGGTCCGCCGGCGCGCGCCTCGACCTCGCGGCCGCCCCGGGCGGCGTGCACGCGCCCGACGCGGATCCCCTCCGCGGCCGGATGGTGAGCACCGAGCTCGCGGGCCACGCGCCGTGGCCGGGCATGCTGCCGCTCCTCGACGCGCTCGCGGCGCGGTACTGCACGCTGCGGATCATGGGATCCGGCACGCTCACGGTCGCCGGCATCGCGCTCGGCCACGGCGCGGGCGCGGTCATCGGCTCGTTCGGGCCCGTCGACCACCTCGCGGCCACGCTGATCGTGCGCGAGGCGGGCGGCGTGGTGCTCGACGCGGACGGCGAGGACACGCTGTTCCCGGCGTCGGGCGGCGTGCTCGCTGCGCGCGACCGGCCGACCGCGCTGGCCCTGCACGCGCTCTGGCGCGCGGGCATCGTCGAGGCGGCCTCCGCGGTGCTCCCGGCGGGCGCGACGGCGGCGTCGGTCCCCGCTCCGGCGGCCTAG
- a CDS encoding Pr6Pr family membrane protein: MQRILGAVRLVAALVAVVALVGDFDYVQGFTTFAAENWFSYFTTQSAMAGVVVLAASGVHALRGGVEPPLMAAVRAVVTSYVVVSGVVFGLIVLESSSQAYYVEVPWSSRLLHFVLPAYALLDWTLAPGRPRVTWKAVGWAMLFPVLWCAFTEVRGPRVGWYPYFFLDPAQVGVPLGIAAWLALVAGVLAGVTAVVVALSRVRPAIAVPRGRAHRDHRATDAATSEDGAQRLSAHASPSTPTPTPRETAPAER, translated from the coding sequence GTGCAGAGGATCCTCGGTGCCGTGCGCCTGGTCGCCGCGCTGGTGGCCGTCGTCGCGCTCGTCGGGGACTTCGACTACGTGCAGGGCTTCACGACCTTCGCCGCCGAGAACTGGTTCAGCTACTTCACCACCCAGAGCGCCATGGCCGGCGTCGTCGTCCTCGCCGCGTCGGGCGTGCACGCGCTCCGCGGCGGCGTCGAGCCGCCGCTCATGGCGGCCGTCCGCGCCGTGGTGACCAGCTACGTGGTCGTGTCCGGCGTGGTCTTCGGCCTCATCGTGCTGGAGTCGAGCTCGCAGGCGTACTACGTCGAGGTGCCGTGGTCGAGCCGCCTGCTGCACTTCGTGCTCCCCGCGTACGCGCTCCTCGACTGGACCCTCGCGCCCGGCCGCCCGCGCGTGACCTGGAAGGCCGTGGGCTGGGCGATGCTGTTCCCCGTCCTGTGGTGCGCGTTCACGGAGGTCCGCGGCCCGCGCGTCGGCTGGTACCCCTACTTCTTCCTCGACCCCGCGCAGGTGGGCGTGCCGCTCGGGATCGCGGCGTGGCTCGCGCTCGTGGCGGGCGTGCTGGCGGGCGTGACGGCCGTCGTGGTGGCGCTCAGCCGCGTCCGACCCGCGATCGCCGTGCCACGCGGACGGGCGCACCGGGACCATCGGGCGACGGACGCGGCGACGTCCGAGGACGGGGCGCAGCGCCTGTCCGCGCACGCATCGCCATCGACGCCGACGCCGACGCCGCGCGAGACGGCGCCCGCCGAGCGCTGA
- a CDS encoding ABC transporter ATP-binding protein codes for MTASAPSPTTVAPSRADDGTATAPASGLVVAGLSKDLGGRTIVDDLHLDVARGELVALLGPSGCGKTTTLRMIAGFLEPDRGSVVIGGRDVTASGPDKRPSAMVFQNYALWPHLTVFKNVAFPLTLRKLPKDEVARRVMAALETVNLAHHAHSRPAHISGGEQQRAALARAIVQEPDLLLLDEPLSNLDAKLRVKVREEIRDIQQRLGITTVMVTHDQDEALAISDRVAVMHQGRIEQLSAPTELYARPRTLVVASFIGSMNLLPAPRLPGAGPDALGAAAPAAFVPTSADRDVWAVRPEDVAYAPREDRPEAAAVAVAVRRVLPHGHFQELVLDAGGVEVRAVVTGSAPAVGEAGTVTLRDVRHYRDGILVDERAAPAAVDAVR; via the coding sequence ATGACCGCATCCGCTCCCTCCCCCACCACCGTCGCGCCGTCGCGCGCCGACGACGGCACCGCGACCGCCCCGGCGTCCGGGCTCGTCGTCGCCGGGCTCTCCAAGGACCTCGGCGGCCGCACCATCGTCGACGACCTCCACCTCGACGTCGCGCGCGGCGAGCTCGTCGCGCTCCTCGGCCCCTCCGGCTGCGGCAAGACCACGACGCTCCGCATGATCGCCGGCTTCCTCGAGCCCGACCGCGGATCCGTCGTCATCGGCGGCCGCGACGTCACCGCGTCCGGCCCCGACAAGCGGCCGAGCGCGATGGTGTTCCAGAACTACGCGCTCTGGCCGCACCTCACGGTGTTCAAGAACGTGGCGTTCCCGCTGACGCTCCGGAAGCTGCCGAAGGACGAGGTCGCCCGCCGCGTGATGGCCGCGCTCGAGACCGTGAACCTCGCGCACCACGCCCACTCGCGTCCCGCGCACATCTCCGGCGGGGAGCAGCAGCGCGCCGCGCTCGCCCGCGCCATCGTGCAGGAGCCCGACCTGCTGCTCCTCGACGAGCCGCTGTCGAACCTGGACGCGAAGCTGCGCGTGAAGGTGCGCGAGGAGATCCGCGACATCCAGCAGCGGCTCGGGATCACGACCGTCATGGTCACGCACGACCAGGACGAGGCGCTCGCGATCTCCGACCGCGTCGCCGTGATGCACCAGGGGCGCATCGAGCAGCTCTCGGCCCCGACGGAGCTGTACGCGCGGCCCCGGACCCTCGTGGTGGCGTCGTTCATCGGCAGCATGAACCTGCTGCCGGCGCCGCGGCTGCCCGGTGCCGGGCCCGACGCGCTCGGCGCCGCCGCCCCCGCGGCGTTCGTCCCGACCTCCGCCGACCGGGACGTCTGGGCCGTCCGGCCCGAGGACGTCGCCTACGCGCCGCGCGAGGACCGGCCGGAGGCCGCCGCGGTCGCCGTGGCGGTCCGCCGCGTCCTCCCGCACGGCCACTTCCAGGAGCTCGTGCTCGACGCGGGCGGCGTGGAGGTCCGCGCGGTCGTCACCGGATCCGCGCCCGCCGTCGGCGAGGCTGGCACCGTGACGCTCCGGGACGTGCGGCACTACCGCGACGGGATCCTGGTCGACGAGCGCGCCGCGCCCGCCGCCGTGGACGCCGTCCGATGA
- a CDS encoding NADP-dependent oxidoreductase, with protein MSPSSRSTSQQVQFGSFGGVDVLEVVDVPRPSPGPGEVLVEVFAAGINHIEAYIRQGRFPDEVPTSFPNGQGSDFAGCIAAVGEGVTRFRKGQDVLGHTVMAAHATHVVVPAGNVVLKPAQLPWEVAGGLFLAGLVAHDVLHAVAIGEGDTLVVTAAAGGVGSIQAQLAMRRGARVIGTCGERNFDYLRQVGVTPVVYGDGLAERIRAAAPNGVQGFIDNFGGGEAVAEELGVAGKRFSSSDDRRELELEAVLPPVDEDDVHRSRTLATVAELAAKREVDVLVSGYYPLAEVQDAFDDLERRHARGKIVLGMRPVHYPGDRRSTAKARDVAEGRA; from the coding sequence ATGAGCCCTTCATCGCGATCCACCAGCCAGCAGGTGCAGTTCGGGTCATTCGGCGGCGTCGACGTCCTCGAGGTCGTCGACGTGCCGCGCCCGTCGCCCGGGCCCGGCGAGGTCCTCGTCGAGGTCTTCGCGGCGGGCATCAACCACATCGAGGCCTACATCCGGCAGGGGCGGTTCCCCGACGAGGTGCCGACGTCCTTCCCGAACGGGCAGGGCAGCGACTTCGCCGGCTGCATCGCGGCCGTCGGCGAGGGCGTGACCCGGTTCCGCAAGGGGCAGGACGTCCTCGGCCACACGGTCATGGCGGCGCACGCGACGCACGTGGTCGTGCCCGCGGGCAACGTCGTCCTGAAGCCCGCGCAGCTCCCGTGGGAGGTCGCGGGCGGCCTCTTCCTCGCGGGCCTCGTCGCGCACGACGTGCTGCACGCCGTCGCCATCGGCGAGGGCGACACGCTCGTCGTCACGGCGGCGGCCGGCGGCGTCGGCAGCATCCAGGCGCAGCTCGCGATGCGGCGCGGCGCCCGGGTGATCGGCACGTGCGGCGAGCGGAACTTCGACTACCTGCGCCAGGTGGGCGTCACCCCGGTCGTCTACGGCGACGGCCTGGCCGAGCGGATCCGCGCGGCCGCGCCGAACGGCGTGCAGGGCTTCATCGACAACTTCGGCGGCGGCGAGGCCGTCGCGGAGGAGCTCGGCGTCGCCGGCAAGCGCTTCAGCTCGAGCGACGACCGCCGCGAGCTGGAGCTCGAGGCGGTGCTGCCGCCCGTCGACGAGGACGACGTGCACCGGTCGCGCACGCTCGCGACCGTCGCCGAGCTCGCGGCCAAGCGCGAGGTCGACGTGCTCGTCTCCGGCTACTACCCGCTGGCCGAGGTGCAGGACGCGTTCGACGACCTGGAGCGCCGCCACGCGCGCGGCAAGATCGTGCTCGGCATGCGGCCCGTGCACTACCCGGGCGACCGCCGCAGCACGGCGAAGGCGCGCGACGTGGCGGAGGGGCGGGCCTGA
- a CDS encoding ABC transporter permease → MRALLSARGWMQAALFAVVAVFILGPLLWLAAHAFATSWDYPSLVPAGLTLHWWSVVFEDAELAAAVRNSLYFAPITVLVSALVCLPAAYAFSRFSFPGRRILLVGLFATNAFPKMGLFVSMASLFYGLHLMNTVTGIVIVQLIGTVVFMTWIPAAAFSAVPRSLEEAARDAGAGRVRTFLHVTLPLALPGILVAVLMSFLAAFDEAQGTYLVGAPVYMTMPTEMYSLVLNHPKQVAAVFAILLSVPSVALLLLARRHIMGGRLAEGFQIR, encoded by the coding sequence ATGCGCGCGCTCCTCTCCGCCCGCGGGTGGATGCAGGCGGCCCTGTTCGCGGTCGTCGCCGTCTTCATCCTCGGCCCGCTCCTGTGGCTCGCCGCGCACGCGTTCGCGACGAGCTGGGACTACCCGAGCCTCGTCCCCGCCGGGCTCACGCTGCACTGGTGGTCCGTCGTGTTCGAGGACGCGGAGCTCGCCGCCGCCGTCCGCAACTCGCTGTACTTCGCGCCCATCACGGTGCTCGTCTCGGCGCTCGTCTGCCTGCCGGCCGCCTACGCGTTCTCGCGCTTCTCGTTCCCCGGCCGGCGGATCCTGCTGGTCGGCCTGTTCGCCACCAACGCGTTCCCCAAGATGGGCCTCTTCGTCTCGATGGCGTCGCTGTTCTACGGGCTGCACCTCATGAACACGGTCACGGGCATCGTCATCGTGCAGCTCATCGGCACGGTCGTGTTCATGACGTGGATCCCGGCCGCCGCGTTCAGCGCCGTGCCGCGCTCCCTCGAGGAGGCCGCGCGCGACGCCGGCGCCGGACGCGTGCGCACCTTCCTGCACGTGACCCTGCCGCTCGCGCTGCCGGGGATCCTCGTGGCCGTGCTCATGTCCTTCCTCGCCGCGTTCGACGAGGCGCAGGGCACCTACCTCGTGGGTGCGCCCGTCTACATGACGATGCCGACCGAGATGTACTCGCTCGTCCTCAACCACCCGAAGCAGGTCGCCGCCGTGTTCGCGATCCTCCTCTCCGTCCCCTCCGTCGCCCTCCTCCTGCTCGCCCGCCGCCACATCATGGGCGGGCGTCTGGCCGAGGGCTTCCAGATCCGTTAG
- a CDS encoding NUDIX domain-containing protein — protein sequence MTDPLPPEPPRGAHRDSGDAWVEGPDGQRFWGAFGAAGLLVHDPDRGVLLQHRVAWSHHGGTWGLPGGARHAGESAVDGAAREAAEEAGVPSAGIRPVLATVLDLGFWSYATVTARTIRPFEPRVADAESIELRWVPVEEVSGLPLHPGFGGSWPMLRAELAREVTLVVDVANLLGSRPDGWWRDRAGSTSRLLAELDLLARDGLPAADLGLPGAVRWPDVVAVVEGRARDASLPAGSVGEDAPPTLRAPGVAVVPAPADGDGEVVRVVAEARAAGREVVVVTADRGLADRVEGLGARVLGPGRIRALLDARTDRDAG from the coding sequence ATGACCGACCCGCTCCCGCCCGAGCCCCCGCGCGGCGCGCATCGCGACAGCGGGGACGCGTGGGTCGAGGGCCCCGACGGCCAGCGCTTCTGGGGCGCGTTCGGCGCCGCGGGCCTCCTCGTGCACGACCCGGATCGCGGCGTGCTGCTGCAGCACCGCGTCGCGTGGAGCCACCACGGCGGCACGTGGGGCCTGCCGGGCGGGGCGCGGCACGCGGGCGAGTCCGCGGTCGACGGCGCCGCGCGCGAGGCGGCCGAGGAGGCGGGGGTGCCGTCCGCCGGGATCCGGCCGGTGCTCGCCACCGTCCTCGACCTCGGCTTCTGGAGCTACGCCACCGTCACCGCGCGCACCATCCGCCCCTTCGAGCCGCGCGTCGCCGACGCCGAGAGCATCGAGCTGCGCTGGGTGCCCGTCGAGGAGGTGTCGGGGCTGCCGCTGCACCCGGGCTTCGGGGGATCCTGGCCCATGCTGCGCGCGGAGCTCGCGCGCGAGGTGACGCTCGTGGTCGACGTCGCGAACCTGCTCGGCTCCCGGCCGGACGGCTGGTGGCGCGACCGCGCCGGATCCACCTCCCGCCTCCTCGCCGAGCTCGACCTGCTGGCCCGCGACGGCCTGCCCGCCGCCGACCTCGGCCTGCCGGGCGCCGTGCGCTGGCCGGACGTCGTGGCCGTGGTGGAGGGGCGGGCACGCGACGCGTCCCTGCCCGCGGGATCCGTCGGCGAGGACGCGCCGCCGACGCTCCGTGCGCCCGGGGTGGCGGTGGTCCCGGCGCCCGCGGACGGCGACGGCGAGGTCGTGCGCGTCGTGGCCGAGGCCCGGGCCGCGGGCCGCGAGGTCGTCGTGGTGACGGCCGACCGCGGGCTCGCCGACCGGGTCGAGGGACTCGGCGCGCGCGTGCTGGGCCCCGGCCGGATCCGTGCGCTGCTCGACGCGCGCACGGACCGCGACGCGGGCTAG
- a CDS encoding ABC transporter permease, with protein MTSVRTAAPAARAVSARRVSPETRRAGVGLALALPPALLLAFFVGIPVVLAIGFSLGHTGGLNRTIATIGLGTRTATSWWGTLDAYVDVFGDPRFLRDLGVTVLVTVLSTAIVIALSLAIALNLRLRGGRLASVFAGLAIVPLFIPVVIASWAILTFYSGDGFVRTVFALLGLDGPTWGYTTVAVVIGSVWTSLPFATLMATSGVQGIPDAMIEAARDAGASTWAIVTRVLVPLAAIPLVIATTFTAIGVLGSFTVPYFTGPNAPSMLGVDISKYFTGFNHPQQSIVMAVVVFVLASGIAFLYVRANFRSAKKEGRV; from the coding sequence GTGACGTCCGTCCGGACGGCGGCCCCCGCCGCCCGGGCCGTCAGCGCGCGGCGGGTCTCCCCCGAGACCCGCCGCGCCGGCGTCGGCCTGGCGCTCGCCCTCCCGCCCGCGCTGCTGCTCGCGTTCTTCGTCGGGATCCCCGTCGTGCTCGCGATCGGCTTCAGCCTCGGCCACACGGGCGGCCTCAACAGGACCATCGCCACCATCGGCCTCGGCACGCGCACCGCGACGAGCTGGTGGGGCACCCTCGACGCCTACGTCGACGTGTTCGGCGACCCGCGCTTCCTCCGCGACCTGGGCGTCACGGTGCTCGTGACCGTGCTCTCCACCGCGATCGTCATCGCCCTCTCGCTCGCGATCGCGCTCAACCTCCGCCTGCGCGGCGGACGGCTGGCGTCGGTCTTCGCCGGGCTCGCGATCGTGCCGCTGTTCATCCCCGTCGTCATCGCGTCGTGGGCGATCCTCACCTTCTACTCGGGCGACGGCTTCGTCCGCACGGTCTTCGCGCTCCTCGGCCTCGACGGGCCGACGTGGGGCTACACGACGGTCGCGGTCGTCATCGGATCCGTGTGGACGAGCCTCCCGTTCGCCACGCTCATGGCGACCTCCGGCGTGCAGGGCATCCCCGACGCCATGATCGAGGCCGCGCGAGACGCGGGCGCCTCGACGTGGGCCATCGTCACGCGGGTGCTCGTGCCGCTCGCCGCGATCCCGCTCGTGATCGCGACGACGTTCACGGCGATCGGCGTCCTCGGCTCCTTCACGGTGCCGTACTTCACGGGGCCGAACGCGCCCAGCATGCTCGGCGTCGACATCTCGAAGTACTTCACGGGCTTCAACCACCCGCAGCAGTCGATCGTGATGGCGGTCGTGGTGTTCGTGCTCGCGTCGGGGATCGCGTTCCTCTACGTGCGCGCCAACTTCCGCTCCGCGAAGAAGGAGGGCCGGGTCTGA
- a CDS encoding substrate-binding domain-containing protein has protein sequence MRSHPPRTSVTLADVAALAGVSTSTASLAYRSTGSITPATRARILRAAASIGYAGPDPTARSLKSGRSGIVGVVVAGSIRRAFQSPVALATMAGLSEALDELDVGQLLLPGRREPRAGSAPLLEGMPVDAVVFLTRGEEVDALLPGLRARRIPMVGVEGPHGEGVAVVDIDDARGMGELARHVRALGHRRVGVLMRTTRIEEDGPPGPVIPVGRDLEEIVNRTIRERLRAARSVFPDAVRVEAGGRDLEAGEAAAGVLLDLPSRPTAILAQNDMLAASAIRAAAARGLRVPEDLTVTGFDGAHLPWLERRLTTVEQPLHDRGVHAGRMVGELLAGRAPADVLLPVHVRLGETAAAPA, from the coding sequence ATGAGGAGCCACCCGCCCCGCACCTCCGTGACCCTCGCCGACGTGGCCGCCCTCGCGGGCGTCTCCACCTCCACGGCGTCGCTCGCGTATCGCAGCACCGGATCGATCACGCCGGCCACGCGCGCCCGGATCCTGCGCGCCGCGGCCAGCATCGGCTACGCGGGGCCGGATCCCACCGCCCGCTCCCTGAAGAGCGGCCGGTCCGGCATCGTCGGCGTCGTCGTGGCCGGCAGCATCCGGCGGGCGTTCCAGAGCCCGGTCGCGCTCGCGACCATGGCGGGCCTCAGCGAGGCGCTCGACGAGCTCGACGTGGGGCAGCTGCTGCTGCCGGGGCGTCGCGAGCCGCGCGCCGGATCCGCGCCGCTGCTCGAGGGCATGCCCGTCGACGCCGTCGTGTTCCTCACCCGCGGCGAGGAGGTGGACGCGCTCCTGCCGGGCCTGCGCGCCCGCCGGATCCCCATGGTCGGCGTCGAGGGCCCGCACGGGGAGGGCGTGGCCGTGGTCGACATCGACGACGCGCGCGGCATGGGCGAGCTGGCCCGGCACGTGCGCGCCCTCGGCCACCGTCGCGTGGGCGTGCTGATGCGCACCACGCGCATCGAGGAGGACGGCCCGCCGGGACCCGTGATCCCGGTCGGGCGCGACCTCGAGGAGATCGTCAACCGCACCATCCGCGAGCGGCTCCGCGCCGCGCGCAGCGTGTTCCCCGACGCCGTCCGCGTCGAGGCGGGCGGGCGCGACCTGGAGGCGGGGGAGGCCGCCGCCGGCGTGCTGCTCGACCTGCCGTCGCGGCCGACGGCGATCCTCGCCCAGAACGACATGCTCGCCGCGAGCGCCATCCGCGCCGCCGCGGCCCGGGGCCTGCGCGTGCCGGAGGACCTCACGGTCACGGGCTTCGACGGCGCGCACCTGCCGTGGCTCGAGCGGCGTCTCACGACCGTCGAGCAGCCGCTGCACGACCGCGGGGTCCACGCCGGTCGGATGGTGGGCGAGCTGCTCGCCGGCCGGGCGCCGGCGGACGTGCTGCTGCCCGTGCACGTGCGGCTCGGCGAGACGGCGGCCGCGCCCGCGTGA